Genomic window (Oscillospiraceae bacterium):
GCGAAAAACCGGCAATGCCGGGGTTATCAAGAAACACAACATGGGCTTTAACGGTTTTTTCAACAATTTCAGCAGAAATTCTGATTTCAGCCGCTTTTGATGCCATAATCAAAACGGAAAGCATTACGGCTGTTGTAATTATCATAACAATTCTTTTCATATGTATCTCTCCTCTGTGAGATTTATTTAATCCACCATTCGGGCGTTATTTCTCCCAGTCTTACTGTTCTGCCCGAAGAATAATCCAGCATTATTTCGACATCATGGTATTTTCCCGCCATAAGCTGTACCATGAATTCACGGCATGCACCACAGGGCGCACCGCTCGATCCGTCCGGCAGTATGCACAGCACCTTATCTATTTCCTGCTCACCATTGGTGATCATATTAAAAATCGCGTTTCTTTCGGCGCACACGCCCAAACCTGAGCACGTATCAATGCACACCCCTGTATATATTTTTCCCGTTTTTGACAGAATTGCGGCAGAAACCTCACCGCAGGTTACATATTCCGAAATCCTGCGCTCGTTCAAAACAGCTTTTGCCGCACAGTACATTTCATTCCAAATCTTTTCCATAAGCATCCCCTTACTGTTACTCTGCAAGATTCATTTTAAGCGGAGAAACACCATACTGCTTTTTGAAAGCTTTGCTGAAGTACAGCGGGTCGGAATAACCCACCGACAGCGCAAGCTGCTTGACAGTCTCCATATAACCTATATCAATGATAACCTTTGCACGCGACATACGCTTTTCAATGACATACTCCTTTGGGCTCATACCGACTTGGGATGTAAATATCCTTCTGAAATATGTATGCGAAAGACCGCACATCCGGTGAAGCTTATCGATTTTCAAATCTGTGTCATACATATGGTTCTTCAGATAAAGCATGGCGGGTTCAATAACCGCCGACTTCTTTTTATCCATATACATCAGGTTCTCATAATTGTAGAGGTAAGAAAGAAGCTCGTAAATCTTTGAAACACACAAATACCTTTCACCCGTATTTCCGAAGTTCCACATATCAGCAAAATTATTGAAGAAGCAATCGTTATGATAAAAATTATCAAGGGAATATATGCGCGGCTCATCTGACTGAAAATCACCTTCGAAGTTTATGATAGTACCGACACAATCCTCCTCCGAAGCAGCCCGGTATCTGTAACTGCAGCCCTTGGGTAAAAATATCATTTCTCCGGGATTCAGAAAAAATGCTGCAGTACCGAAGGTGTACTCCATAGTTCCGCTGATTCTGAAGATAAAGGTATCTGCTTTTCTGGAGTTGACCTCGCCCAGACGCCTGGCCGTTTGTATTATTGCCGATTTTATTTTCAAATTCTTTACTTCACCAAGCATTTTACCCGATATCCTTTCAGAAATATATGCCTTTAATGCACATTGCTTTTATGTTTCAAAAATTCCATAAGGTTTATTTATTCTATTTACAACAATCATTTTTTCCACTATACTTAAAGCAAATTGAAGCAATCGGGAGATTTGTATGATTAAAAATTATTTTAAAGCTTTAAGGTTTGACTATTCGTGGGTAATCATAGGTCTTAGTTTTGTGATAGTGGCGACCAGTCTGGGATTGTGCAGCAGCGGGCGCAACCTGTACCTTACAGCCATAACGGATGCATTGAACATTCCGCGCGGTGCATTTTCACTGACCAACACAATAAGATTTTTCACAACAACGGCAGTTAATTTGTTTTTCGGAAAGCTTGTTTATCGTTTTGGAATTAAAAAGCTTCTTTGTGCAGGGTTTATATCGCTTATCTGCTTTGCGCTTATCAATGCTTTTGCAAGCAATCTGTTTGTTTTCTACATAGGAAGCTTATTTCTTGGAATCGGCATCTCCTGGACCAGCACTACAATGACCAGCACCATTGTAAACAAGTGGTGTAAAACAAACAAGGGTACGGTTACAGGTGCCATTCTTTCGGCGAACGGTATAGGCGGTGCAATAGCCGTGCAGGTTATTACACCCATCATTTTTGAAGAGGGAAAGCCTTTCGGCTACCGAACGTCTTACCTTATGGTTGTCGGTGTTCTGGCGGTTGTATTGCTGTTAGTCATATTGCTATACCGAGAAAATTCCAAAGACACAAACGAAAAAGACATTGTCACAGCCAAAAAGCGCAAAGCGCGCGGAACAGGCTGGGTCGGCATGGATTATGCAACAGCTATCAGAAAACCATACTTTTACCTTGCCGTTCTGAACATGTTTTTCACGGGCATGGCTCTTCAAGGGCTTGGCGGCATCAGCTTTCCACATATATACGATATGGGCATTGATGTCGGCTTTGTAGCAACGATATCCAGTGTAAGTTCAATTCTTTTGACCATATCTAAATTTTCAACAGGTTTTATATACGACAGGATAGGTATGCGGCTTTCCATGAATATCTGCTTCTTTTGCGCGTTCATATCCGTAACGGGACTTGTGCTTGTGAGCAATACGCCGATGGGATATGCAATAGCTTTTATCAGAAGCATATTTTCCTCGTTTGCGCTTCCGCTTGAAACCGTAATGCTTCCTCTTTTTGCAATGGAACTTTTCGGCAACAAGGAATACGAAAAATTCGTCGGTATCTTTGCCGCGGCGAGCACAGCCGGCTTTGCAATCGGCTCACCCTTCGGAAATGTGTGCTATGACCTGCTGGGCAACTACAATCTTGCATTTTATGTCTTCGGAGCCATGTTGATTTTTGCGGCGATATCGATGCAATACGTGCTTTCAGCGGCAAGCCGCGACAGAAAGAACATTGAAAAAGCAGAAAGTATGCAAGTTACTGCTTAGCCATATAAATCCGTACACATAGATTATACCACGAAAACAATGTTATTTCAATACGATAATTCTTGTTTTTTTGTAAAATAATCCTTGGATGCACAAATATAAAGAATGAACGGATGAGTATTTTCATCCGTTCATTTTCATTATGCTTTATTTTTCCTCTGCATCTATGATTTTTGGCGGTTCGTTGGTTCTTGTGAGAGTGAATACGAATTCGCAGTACTTGCCGTACTCAGATGATACTTTTATATCCTCATTGTGCTGATCAATAATTGTTTTTACAATGTAAAGCCCCAAACCCAAACCGCTTTTATCAAGTCCGCGCGAGCGGTCGCTCTTGTAGAACCTGTCGAACACATACGGTAAGTCCTCCGTGGGTATTCCCTTTCCGCTGTTTCTTACAGAGACATTTATTTTCTTATCCTTTTCGGTAATAGAAATTTTCAAGCTACCGCCTTCGTCGGCAAATTTAATGGCATTATCGCACAGATTATACAGCACCTGATGCATGGCATCCACATCCGCCAACGCAAACATTTTATCCTTGGCGCACTCAAACTCAACATCAAGCCTTTTTTGGTCAATTCGTTTTTCCTGAGCTATGAGTATCTGACGTCCCATTTCGCATATATCAAAGGGAATTTTATTAAACTTTCTGTCGCCCGCCTGCATACGAGAAATATCAAGAAGCGAAGCCACAAGACGTGAGAGTCTGCGTACCTCGGACGAAATAATTCCGAGGTAATGCTCGTGCTGCTCCGGCGGAATAGTGCCATCCAGTATGCCGTCTACAAAACCCGAAATAGTAGTCATGGGTGTACGCAAATCGTGTGAAACGTTAGCAAGGAAGCTTTTTCTCAAATCTTCGTTTTTGGCAAGAGAGCTTGCCATATTATTGAACGCCAAAGCCAGTTGGGCAACCTCATCGTGACCGGTAACCTTTACACGCACATCAAATTTACCCTGTGCAAAGGATTTTGCTGCTTTAGACATGCTCTTTAGCGGCTCGGTAATTTTTTCACTTATAAGATATATTGCAATAAGAGCCACAAGGAATATCCACAGCGCAAGTACAACAGTGGTTCTGGTTACATTTTCAACAAGACCCGAAACCTGCATGGAGCTTGTACAGATAAAAATAACACACTCGATGTCATCAGTATTGATTATTTCATTCTGTCCCTCTATACTGCTTTTGTAATCGTCATTGGCGGTCAGAAATGTTATATAATTCATATGGCGACTGCTGAAAACACCACCGAGAGTGCTGTACGAATAATTATCTATTCCCGCTGCCACATTACGTACTATTTCGGGCGGAACATCGCTGAGAACACGGTCGTTAAGCTGATCTCTGCCCTCTGTACTCATAAACAGTATTTCGCCTTCCTTATCGGTAATAAGTATAACGGACTTACTGTTTTTTGCCTGTATGTTGAGATCGCGGGAAATGCGCCCCGAATGTTCCTCAACCAGAGTGTCAAAATCATCCGTGAACTGGAGCATATTATTGACATTTATGATTATATTACGTGCAGTCTGTTCCATAAGGTCGTGCTTGGTGTTTATGGAAAAGTTGGTAACAATCGCGCTGACAATGAGTATAAGTACCGAAAAGCTGACAAAAAGTATTACCATAAATGCTGTGATATATTTTGTAAATACGCTTTTAAACAAAGATTGCTCACCTCTTTTTCAGAAAGAACGGGCGGCAGTTACTGCCGCCCGTCAGTGTGACACATATTGCTAATTAAAGAAGTTCGAACTTATAACCGACGCCCCAAACGGTTTTCAGAGTCCATTTATCGCTGACATTTTCAAGCTTTTCTCTGAGGCGCTTAACGTGAACGTCAACTGTACGGCTGTCGCCCAGATAATCAAATCCCCAAACCTTATCAAGAAGCTGATCACGGGTAAACACACGGTTATAATTGGAAGCAAGGAAGTAAAGAAGCTCCAGCTCCTTAGGAGGAATATCAACCGCTTTTCCATTGAGCTTAAGCTCATACTTCTGCAGGCTGATTTCAATATTTTCGAATTTTATGACTTCATCCTCATCGGAGTTGTCGTGTCCGCTGTAACGGCGGAGAACCGCCTTGGCACGTGCGGAAACCTCCTTCATATCAAAGGGCTTGACAATAAAGTCGTCAGCACCCAACTCAAGACCCAGAACTTTATCAAACACCTCGCCCTTCGCGGTAATCATGATAACAGGCTTGGATGACATTTCACGGATTTCACGGCAAACCTGCCAACCGTCCTTTTTGGGAAGCATAATGTCAAGAAGCACAAGGTCGGGCTCATAAATCTTGAAAGCACTGATAGCCTCAGCACCCTCGTTGGCTATTTTTACCTCATATCCCTCTTTTTCAAAGTAAATTTTCAGCAAGTCGCAAATATTAAGATCGTCATCAACAACAAGTATCTTTGTAGCCATAAATTTTACCTCCGTAAGTAAATGTATAATTTTATTAATAATTTCTTTGTGAACTAAATTTATTTTGTACTCTAATTATAACACACTTTCGATCAGAATTGATGAACTTATTGTTAATTACGAAAACTTTTTCAATGAATTATCTCCGAATTATTGTATTTTTGGTTTTTTTGTGCTATAATTTAATGTAACTAAAATATAACGGATTAAGGTGAACTCAACCAATGGCAGAAAACAGTGCCGCACTTGTAGCCCAGCAAGTAATCATCCTGCTTTTTGTAATGCTGTGCGGAATTTATGCAAGAAAACGCAATTTCATTACAGCCTCTTCTACATCCAACTTTTCCAAAGTCCTTTTAAGCGTTTGCCAGCCATGCCTTATAATCTCATCCTTCCAGGTAGATTACACCGAGGCGCTTTTGTCGACAGGTCTTAAGGTAACGTTGGTTTCTGCAATAATGCACTTTTCGCTTATAGTAGTATGTCTCTTTATTTTCAATTTTATCAAAGACAACTCTCAGCGTAAAATATACCGTTTTTCCACAATATTCGGAAACTGCGGATTTTTGGGTTTTCCCGTGCTCAATGCCATGTATGGCGATGTGGGAATATTTTACGGTGCATTTTTTACGCTTGTTTTCCATGTGGTTGTATGGAGTTACGGCATTTTCATGCTCACTGCGGGAACAGGCAAAAAACGCTTTGATGTGCATCAACTCAAAAATATGATAAACCCCGGAACCGTATCAACACTTGTCGGAGTATTGCTGTTTGCTTTTCAGATAAAAATCCCCTCTCCGCTGATTGATGGCATTGACATGGTGGGTGATGTCACCATTCCGCTTTCCATGTTAGTAGTCGGCGCGCTTATCGCCAACACAAATTTTTCACGCATTTTCAAAAACGTACATATGTACTGCTTCTGTGCAATAAAGCTTTTAATTCTGCCTTTCATTGCCATACTTATTTGCAAGCTTTTCAATGTAGACCCTACGCTTCTCGCACCCATTGCCGTAATCATGACCGGCACACCCGCCGGTACCATTACCGCCTCCCTCGCAGAGCTTTACGGTGAGGATGCCGTACTGGGTTCCGAATCGGTCGGAATATCAACCATTCTTTCCATCGGCTCAATACCTCTTATGATTTATCTGGCAAATCTTATACTTTAACTCTCTGCGGTCAATACTATACCATAGACTCAAACCGGAGGTGTGGTAGGTATGCCGTATGAAATGAGATGCCGTGTCAAAACCATATACAAACACAGCTTCACCCAGCTGTGCGCGTTCTCGTTCATTTTCATCATCTTCACAGTCGGACTGTTGTCCGTGTGCAATGTCGTTGTAGGCAATTCGCAGGGAATGGTCCGTTTACTTCTCGTTTTAACTTCAAGTTTTATTTGTGAAATTGCACTTGCCCCGATAATAACAGGGGCGTACAAGTGGGTACACGGATTACACATGGGTGAAATTCGCCCCATGAAAACAGCTTTTTCCGATTTTTCCGATTTAGTCAGCATTTACGATGCACAAAAAACCGTTCTGAGCCTTCTGTTCTGCTCAAGAATAGCGCTTACACCCATATTGCTGGCGCTTATTGTCGTTCCGTTATCCGACGTTTCGCATACAGATATATTTTTTATAATAGTGGCTGTAACGG
Coding sequences:
- a CDS encoding cytidine deaminase → MEKIWNEMYCAAKAVLNERRISEYVTCGEVSAAILSKTGKIYTGVCIDTCSGLGVCAERNAIFNMITNGEQEIDKVLCILPDGSSGAPCGACREFMVQLMAGKYHDVEIMLDYSSGRTVRLGEITPEWWIK
- a CDS encoding AraC family transcriptional regulator; this encodes MLGEVKNLKIKSAIIQTARRLGEVNSRKADTFIFRISGTMEYTFGTAAFFLNPGEMIFLPKGCSYRYRAASEEDCVGTIINFEGDFQSDEPRIYSLDNFYHNDCFFNNFADMWNFGNTGERYLCVSKIYELLSYLYNYENLMYMDKKKSAVIEPAMLYLKNHMYDTDLKIDKLHRMCGLSHTYFRRIFTSQVGMSPKEYVIEKRMSRAKVIIDIGYMETVKQLALSVGYSDPLYFSKAFKKQYGVSPLKMNLAE
- a CDS encoding MFS transporter gives rise to the protein MIKNYFKALRFDYSWVIIGLSFVIVATSLGLCSSGRNLYLTAITDALNIPRGAFSLTNTIRFFTTTAVNLFFGKLVYRFGIKKLLCAGFISLICFALINAFASNLFVFYIGSLFLGIGISWTSTTMTSTIVNKWCKTNKGTVTGAILSANGIGGAIAVQVITPIIFEEGKPFGYRTSYLMVVGVLAVVLLLVILLYRENSKDTNEKDIVTAKKRKARGTGWVGMDYATAIRKPYFYLAVLNMFFTGMALQGLGGISFPHIYDMGIDVGFVATISSVSSILLTISKFSTGFIYDRIGMRLSMNICFFCAFISVTGLVLVSNTPMGYAIAFIRSIFSSFALPLETVMLPLFAMELFGNKEYEKFVGIFAAASTAGFAIGSPFGNVCYDLLGNYNLAFYVFGAMLIFAAISMQYVLSAASRDRKNIEKAESMQVTA
- a CDS encoding HAMP domain-containing histidine kinase; this translates as MFKSVFTKYITAFMVILFVSFSVLILIVSAIVTNFSINTKHDLMEQTARNIIINVNNMLQFTDDFDTLVEEHSGRISRDLNIQAKNSKSVILITDKEGEILFMSTEGRDQLNDRVLSDVPPEIVRNVAAGIDNYSYSTLGGVFSSRHMNYITFLTANDDYKSSIEGQNEIINTDDIECVIFICTSSMQVSGLVENVTRTTVVLALWIFLVALIAIYLISEKITEPLKSMSKAAKSFAQGKFDVRVKVTGHDEVAQLALAFNNMASSLAKNEDLRKSFLANVSHDLRTPMTTISGFVDGILDGTIPPEQHEHYLGIISSEVRRLSRLVASLLDISRMQAGDRKFNKIPFDICEMGRQILIAQEKRIDQKRLDVEFECAKDKMFALADVDAMHQVLYNLCDNAIKFADEGGSLKISITEKDKKINVSVRNSGKGIPTEDLPYVFDRFYKSDRSRGLDKSGLGLGLYIVKTIIDQHNEDIKVSSEYGKYCEFVFTLTRTNEPPKIIDAEEK
- a CDS encoding response regulator transcription factor, translated to MATKILVVDDDLNICDLLKIYFEKEGYEVKIANEGAEAISAFKIYEPDLVLLDIMLPKKDGWQVCREIREMSSKPVIMITAKGEVFDKVLGLELGADDFIVKPFDMKEVSARAKAVLRRYSGHDNSDEDEVIKFENIEISLQKYELKLNGKAVDIPPKELELLYFLASNYNRVFTRDQLLDKVWGFDYLGDSRTVDVHVKRLREKLENVSDKWTLKTVWGVGYKFELL
- a CDS encoding AEC family transporter, which produces MAENSAALVAQQVIILLFVMLCGIYARKRNFITASSTSNFSKVLLSVCQPCLIISSFQVDYTEALLSTGLKVTLVSAIMHFSLIVVCLFIFNFIKDNSQRKIYRFSTIFGNCGFLGFPVLNAMYGDVGIFYGAFFTLVFHVVVWSYGIFMLTAGTGKKRFDVHQLKNMINPGTVSTLVGVLLFAFQIKIPSPLIDGIDMVGDVTIPLSMLVVGALIANTNFSRIFKNVHMYCFCAIKLLILPFIAILICKLFNVDPTLLAPIAVIMTGTPAGTITASLAELYGEDAVLGSESVGISTILSIGSIPLMIYLANLIL